In a single window of the Tigriopus californicus strain San Diego chromosome 2, Tcal_SD_v2.1, whole genome shotgun sequence genome:
- the LOC131892700 gene encoding uncharacterized protein LOC131892700 — MGELVTISEADYKDYPGAKILINRVQALERDQELRAQIRAVFGNRHLWFLCLTISLIICQLIGTSSAFTASFSYWIFLYGLFYGSYWPPIEEIFNQNGVDLYDLGTYYATGDPKRLLLVAKWDHRVVGTLAFRESSDDKTVKLWRMFVDPEFRRKGIASLLIDILVKVAKARVFKKIQLRTHGSNRHGIACYLKNGFELAGESIFSRILHIEYSVIEMELDLAIVTKSENHPN, encoded by the exons ATGGGTGAACTTGTAACGATATCGGAAGCTGATTATAAAGATTATCCTGGAGCAAAGATCTTGATAAATAGAGTTCAAGCATTGGAAAGAGACCAAGAACTAAGGGCTCAAATCCGAGCCGTGTTTGGTAATCGACATCTTTGGTTCTTGTGTTTGACGATCTCGTTAATCATCTGTCAGCTGATTGG GACGTCAAGTGCGTTTACTGCTTCATTCAGTTATTGGATTTTCCTATATGGTTTGTTCTATGGTAGCTATTGGCCTCCAATAGAGGAGATTTTTAACCAAAATGGTGTTGATCTCTATGACTTGGGCACTTATTACGCCACAGGAGATCCGAAGCGACTTTTGTTGGTAGCAAAATGGGACCATCGAGTTGTAGGGACCTTAGCTTTTCGCGAATCATCAG ATGATAAAACTGTAAAGCTCTGGAGGATGTTTGTGGATCCCGAATTTCGAAGAAAGGGTATCGCATCGTTGTTGATTGATATCTTGGTAAAAGTGGCCAAAGCCAGAGTGTTCAAGAAAATTCAACTTCGAACTCATGGCAGCAATAGACATGGGATTGCTTGCTATTTAAAGAATGGGTTTGAATTGGCTGGGGAGAGCATCTTTTCCCGCATTCTTCATATTGAATATAGCGTAATTGAGATGGAGCTTGATTTGGCAATTGTGACCAAATCTGAAAAtcatccaaattga